A segment of the Agarivorans albus genome:
TGGTTGGCAAACTAGATTATTCATCACTTAGTGACTATTTCGATGACAAGCCTTATCGAGATGGTGCTTCGCCCTATGATGTAGGCAGCGGCTTAATGTTTACCTCAGTACTTGATGAATACGAAGATTCAAACCCTAACACTGCGTTTTTGTATATCTCTTATAAAGACTTAGCTACAGACAGCCGACACTGGTTAATATTTATCGCAATTGTCTACTTGGTATCGATTGTTGGATGCTTCTTTGCCGCTTATTTAACCGAGATGATTCGCCGTGAAAAAGCAGTTGTTGAAGAACTTAACGCGCTGCGAGAAGCTGCTTTTGAAGGAGAGTTTTCACAAGTTATTATTAACCCTACGGGGAAGGTAATGCAGGTGAACCAATACTTAGCAAAAAAAGTAGGTGTAGATGCTGAACAAATGATTGGCACTAAGCTTACGGATTTTGGCCAATCTGACCCTGGATTTGATGAAGTACTTAAAATTGCAGCTGAAGAAGGTAGTTGGTTAGGAGAGGTTTCTATACTTGGTAATAATGGCCTCAATACTATTCAACAAATGACCGTAACGGCTGTTTATTGGCAAGGTAAACTGCATAACTTTGTTTGCTCTAGCATTGATATTAGCGCGCAAAAAACGCTTGAAGACAAACTTATGCAGCTGGCCAATACCGATCCTTTAACCGGTGCGGCAAATCGTCGTCATTTTGAAGACAGCGTATTCCTAGAGCAGAGCCGTAGCGATCGCAATGGTTCTCGGTTTTCAATATTAATGATTGATGTGGACCACTTCAAACAGCTCAATGATCAATATGGCCACGATACGGGTGATTTGTGTTTGATTCGTTTAGTTGAAACGATTACTAAGTTAAAACGAGAAACTGACTTACTCGCCCGTTGGGGTGGAGAAGAGTTTATTATGTTGCTGCCCGAAACCGACCTTACACAGGCAATAAATTTGGCTGAACGACTGCGGCTGGCCTTCGAGCAAGATAAAGCTGTGCCTAGTTTTACTTGTAGTTTTGGTATTACTCAAAGCGAAAAAGACAGTAGCTTTGCTATACTATACAAGCAGGCAGATAAGGCCCTATACACGGCTAAGAATAACGGGCGTAACCAGGTTGTTGAGTATGCATCTTTGATGGAAACGGATTAGTTGAAGCTCGCTATTTCTATTTCTGTTAGCTCTCGATACTCACCAGCTTGTAATTCATTATCTAGCATTACGTCACCAATCTTCTCCCGGTGTAAGGCGATAACTTTGTTGCCTATCGCGGCGCACATTCGCTTAACCTGGTGGTAACGCCCTTCACTAATACTCAGAATGAATTGCTTTTCATTGATACGTTTAGTTACGGCGGGGAGAGTAGGTTTATCTTCACCTCGCAGCAAAAGGCCTTTTGCAAGTAGCTGAAGGTCATTGTCGCTAACCGCATCGGCAAGGCTAACTCTGTAATCCTTAAACTTTTTGCTATTGGGGCTCGTGACTTTATGTGACCATTGGCCATCACTGGTCAAAAGCAATAAACCTGATGTGTCTACATCCAAGCGTCCGGCAGCATGTATTTTAAGTGGTGAGTCTATTAATGACATGGCGCTGGGGTGGTTAGCTTCAGCTTCAGTGCTTAAATAGCCTATTGGTTTATTTAACATGAAATACTGATGTTCGATTAGCTTCAATTCTTTGCTATCTAAACCAACGTTGTCACTTTCACCAATAGCAAATTGTGCATTTGTTTGAATTTGACTATTCACTGTCACACGTTTGTTTTTGATATACTTTTTAGCATCGCTTCGTGATATGTGCCCGGCTTTAGATAGGAATTTGTCTAATCGGCAAGGGTATTTCATAATGGGGTTCTGTTGCTACTTTGCTGTGGCACAAGTTTACTAAACAATGCCGTTAAAGGCTTTAAGTGGAGAAAAGTTTTTGCAAGTAATCTGTCGCTCATCGGTAGAGATTCTAGGCAACGTTGTGTCTAAGGACATTACCCTACGCTACTTTAGTGATGGCACTGCCATTACCCAGTTTGAAGTGTTGTTCAAGCGAAAGCCTAAAGGAAGTGGCAAGGAGCAAGTAGAAGTATTTCAGCTTAATGCTCGAGGAGAGCAGGCGGAAAGAATTAAACAGTATGCAAAAGCGGGCGATGGTGTGGTGATCAGTGGCCACTTAAAAAACCAAAAAGGCAGCAAAGGTGTTATCTCTAGTGCCATCGAGGTTGAACAAGTGAGTTTTGTTGGCGCACCTTCTCAACTCTATTGGAATAAAGTTACTTTGGTTGGTGAAATTGTCGGAAAGTCATCTTTGCGAAAGAGTATAAACAATCAAAGCTATTTAAAGTTGCAAATTTCTACTGATCAATCTGATCAACAACATGTAGTTAATTGCAATCTATGGGCTTATCCCGCAGAACTAATTGATAAACAGGCAAATATAGGTGACAAGTTAGTCCTTGAGGGGGCGCTTAAAAAGGCT
Coding sequences within it:
- a CDS encoding sensor domain-containing diguanylate cyclase, which produces MNSRFLKNNISWQKKAGFWALLVTLLFAAVLSHRYQTIKHQIVEEVELSFGGFKTANKHLISLLSQRLSLLTRTLGLLNYVNDESELTLVTLATEWQRIARDVNLEGNFYYVHRDGRVDLALNQSKEGHTLEWSSGINPIIKNYFKGLSWRDEGVISTKVIYDKSNQQTYYVLYIPVFDKWSKLVGWMVNEYDQQAINQTVHFVGRPMLVERAVIVTSDDIVIEGDFSQDTSKKLLNLVGKLDYSSLSDYFDDKPYRDGASPYDVGSGLMFTSVLDEYEDSNPNTAFLYISYKDLATDSRHWLIFIAIVYLVSIVGCFFAAYLTEMIRREKAVVEELNALREAAFEGEFSQVIINPTGKVMQVNQYLAKKVGVDAEQMIGTKLTDFGQSDPGFDEVLKIAAEEGSWLGEVSILGNNGLNTIQQMTVTAVYWQGKLHNFVCSSIDISAQKTLEDKLMQLANTDPLTGAANRRHFEDSVFLEQSRSDRNGSRFSILMIDVDHFKQLNDQYGHDTGDLCLIRLVETITKLKRETDLLARWGGEEFIMLLPETDLTQAINLAERLRLAFEQDKAVPSFTCSFGITQSEKDSSFAILYKQADKALYTAKNNGRNQVVEYASLMETD
- a CDS encoding pseudouridine synthase, with product MKYPCRLDKFLSKAGHISRSDAKKYIKNKRVTVNSQIQTNAQFAIGESDNVGLDSKELKLIEHQYFMLNKPIGYLSTEAEANHPSAMSLIDSPLKIHAAGRLDVDTSGLLLLTSDGQWSHKVTSPNSKKFKDYRVSLADAVSDNDLQLLAKGLLLRGEDKPTLPAVTKRINEKQFILSISEGRYHQVKRMCAAIGNKVIALHREKIGDVMLDNELQAGEYRELTEIEIASFN
- a CDS encoding single-stranded DNA-binding protein, with amino-acid sequence MPLKALSGEKFLQVICRSSVEILGNVVSKDITLRYFSDGTAITQFEVLFKRKPKGSGKEQVEVFQLNARGEQAERIKQYAKAGDGVVISGHLKNQKGSKGVISSAIEVEQVSFVGAPSQLYWNKVTLVGEIVGKSSLRKSINNQSYLKLQISTDQSDQQHVVNCNLWAYPAELIDKQANIGDKLVLEGALKKAFAEDKAISPILVDGHTCLHLKA